A single window of Venturia canescens isolate UGA chromosome 3, ASM1945775v1, whole genome shotgun sequence DNA harbors:
- the HDAC4 gene encoding histone deacetylase 4 isoform X1, with protein sequence MKVSMDHGSAFSPYCSRNMSSVKRVQAPLFISPSNLPDMCLMCVDMARDTPGSPMSRPRDLGPAGGGGGGGGGGGGGGGGATATLTSGAYHAATTDHSALHGGAFQQKILELQQHHQLQQQILRQQFHARERQLAEMHEQQMHQLKVWEQQKQLEEQIKENERLETLRKKDKQDHSANASTEVKQRVRSFLVQKMQQREAAVAANGIAPGAPGYRSWLQPQSESGSTGNAAHPYRMPQMLQEKFGDDFPLRKTASEPNLLKVRLKQRVMERNLAASRNSPLTARRKDRLLSHLKRKSLLANPGSNPESGPNSPPTVNNSQASPTAGSNTPIQEESENTPYGGPLTSSSQQGSLSDLSLFSSPSMPNISLGIPHVPSSSSTSGTKLAPVSEAEVRAAFTARLGMPLTGQMLPGTLPFYPSLTVIEGEPAYIHKQMQNLEQQGSRHSTIYGSPITDTQVAHARLHKAGHRPLGSRTQSAPLPLGHPMLQGGMIAPPTHYEEYLAEKQLHDQQQAHNCLKQQLRQTVLTRVVSRGSQPNQLDEAAESEESEVIDLTGKKEVPEESEISKQQRDREQFLQQQRDLMMRHTLQVNESNSYVGSRSAQSARPLSRALSSPLVHLGPQATGGDVFARGSPHRPTTGLAYDPLMLKHACVCGETVRGHPEHGGRLQSVWARLSETGLLQRCDRVRSRKATLEEIQSCHSEAHALLFGTNPLNRQKLDMCKLSQLPIKSFVRLPCGGVGVDSDTTWNELHTAPAARMAVGCVVDLAFKAAMGDIKNGFAVVRPPGHHAETNQAMGFCFFNSVAIAAKLLQQKLDTRKILIVDWDVHHGNGTQQMFYDDPRVLYLSIHRHDDGNFFPGTGGSTECGAGEALGYNVNVSWTGGLNPPMGDAEYLAAFRTIVMPIAKEFDPDVVLVSAGFDAAIGHPAPLGGYKVSPACFGHMTQQLLELANGKVVLALEGGYDLAAICDSAQECVRALLGDEPSPLREEELTRVPCQNAIDTLQKTIAIQMSHWPCVKLAAHTVGMSALKASQKEHDETETVSAMASLSMQQPTNLSRTTPEHSREVSEEPMEQDEAK encoded by the exons atgaaggtCTCAATGGATCACGGAAGTGCCTTCAGTCCTTACTGCTCGAGAAACATGAGCTCCGTTAAACGCGTGCAAGCCCCGTTGTTTATTTCACCCTCGAATTTACCCGACATGTGTCTCATGTGCGTAGACATGGCCCGGGACACGCCAGGCTCGCCAATGTCAAGGCCACGGGATCTCGGACCTgctggcggcggcggcgggggAGGCGGAGGCGGAGGAGGCGGCGGCGGAGGTGCCACCGCTACTTTGACTTCCGGTGCTTATCATGCCGCAACGACCGATCATTCTGCGCTTCACGGAGGAGCTTTTCAGCAGAAAATACTCGAG CTACAGCAGCATCATCAGCTTCAACAACAGATACTGAGGCAACAGTTTCACGCCCGGGAGAGGCAGCTCGCCGAGATGCACGAGCAGCAGATGCATCAACTGAAG GTTTGGGAACAACAGAAACAACTCGAGGAACAAATCAAGGAAAACGAAAGGCTCGAGACACTCAGGAAAAAGGACAAACAGGATCACAGCGCAAATGCATCCACCGAAGTCAAACAACGTGTTCGG AGTTTCCTCGTACAAAAGATGCAGCAGAGAGAAGCTGCGGTTGCGGCGAATGGCATTGCTCCTGGAGCTCCCGGTTACAGAAGTTG GCTCCAGCCGCAATCGGAATCAGGAAGCACCGGAAATGCCGCTCATCCTTATCGAATGCCACAGATGCTGCAGGAAAAATTCGGCGATGATTTTCCGCTGAGAAAAACAG CCTCGGAGCCGAACCTGCTCAAGGTCCGGCTAAAGCAGCGTGTCATGGAGAGGAACTTGGCAGCTTCGAGAAACTCACCCCTTACGGCACGCCGGAAGGATCGACTGCTGTCGCACCTCAAGCGGAAGTCACTCTTAGCAA ATCCTGGCAGTAATCCCGAATCCGGTCCTAACTCGCCGCCCACGGTTAACAATTCACAAGCAAGTCCAACAGCCGGAAGCAACACACCGATCCAAGAG GAGAGCGAAAATACGCCTTACGGTGGTCCATTGACGAGCAGCAGTCAGCAAGGCAGCCTTTCGGATCTTTCACTCTTCAGCTCACCGTCCATGCCCAATATTTCGCTAGGCATCCCTCACGTGCCATCGAGTTCGTCCACG AGTGGCACGAAACTCGCTCCAGTCTCGGAGGCCGAAGTCCGGGCGGCGTTCACCGCTCGATTGGGTATGCCGCTAACGGGACAAATGTTGCCAGGGACCTTACCATTTTATCCATCGTTGACCGTAATCGAGGGTGAGCCAGCATACATACACAAACAAATGCAAAATTTGGAACAACAGGGAAGCAGGCACAGTACAATTTACGGTTCACCGATAACCGATACTCAAGTAGCACACGCAAGACTGCATAAGGCTGGTCACCGGCCTTTAGGTA GTAGAACACAATCCGCGCCATTGCCTCTCGGTCATCCGATGCTTCAAGGCGGCATGATAGCCCCACCGACACACTACGAGGAATACCTCGCAGAAAAACAGCTCCACGATCAACAACAGGCGCACAATTGCCTCAAACAACAGCTACGACAAACTGTACTGACGCGCGTTGTTTCCCGTGGCAGTCAACCCAACCAGCTCGACGAAGCCGCCGAAAGCGAGGAATCCGAAGTCATTGATCTCACCGGAAAAAAGGAGGTACCCGAGGAAAGCGAAATCTCCAAACAGCAAAGGGATCGCGAACAATTCCTTCAGCAACAAAGGGATTTGATGATGCGACACACCTTACAAGTCAACGAATCCAACTCTTACGTTGGCAGCAGGTCTGCCCAATCCGCTCGACCTCTATCTCGCGCCCTCTCCAGCCCCCTCGTCCATTTAG GACCTCAGGCCACCGGCGGGGACGTTTTTGCCCGTGGTTCGCCGCATCGTCCGACCACGGGTCTGGCTTACGACCCTCTGATGTTGAAGCACGCTTGCGTGTGTGGCGAAACTGTCAGGGGTCATCCTGAACACGGTGGCAGACTGCAAAGCGTTTGGGCGAGACTCTCGGAGACCGGATTGTTGCAACGATGCGATCGCGTTAGATCGCGTAAGGCTACACTCGAAGAGATACAGAGCTGTCACAGTGAAGCTCATGCGCTCTTGTTCG GCACGAATCCTTTGAATCGTCAAAAATTAGATATGTGCAAGCTCTCGCAATTGCCGATCAAGAGTTTCGTCAGACTGCCCTGCGGTGGTGTGGGCGTTGATTCTGATACAACGTGGAACGAGCTACACACTGCGCCAGCAGCACGGATGGCCGTCGGCTGCGTCGTTGATCTCGCGTTCAAAGCTGCAATGGGTGACATCAAAAATGGTTTTGCTGTCGTCCGACCTCCGGGACATCATGCAGAAACCAATCAAGCAATGGGcttctgtttcttcaattccgtTGCGATAGCGGCCAAGCTTCTTCAACAGAAATTAGATAccagaaaaatattaatagtCGACTgg GACGTTCATCATGGAAATGGCACGCAACAAATGTTTTACGACGATCCGAGGGTTCTCTACCTGTCGATACACAGGCACGACGATGGTAATTTTTTCCCGGGAACGGGTGGATCGACTGAATGTGGAGCAGGCGAGGCCCTCGGTTATAACGTCAATGTCTCGTGGACCGGTGGATTGAATCCCCCGATGGGAGATGCCGAGTATCTCGCAGCTTTTAGAACAATTGTAATGCCGATAGCGAAAGAATTTGATCCGGATGTTGTTCTCGTTTCCGCCGGTTTTGACGCGGCTATCGGACATCCAGCTCCGCTGGGTGGTTACAAAGTTAGCCCCGCATGTTTTGGACACATGACACAACAGCTGCTTGAACTCGCTAACGGCAAAGTAGTTTTAGCACTCGAGGGTGGTTATGATCTTGCGGCCATTTGTGATTCGGCTCAGGAATGCGTCAGAGCTCTTCTCGGCGACGAACCGAGCCCACTGAGGGAAGAGGAACTCACTAGAGTACCTTGTCAAAATGCCATCGATACGCTTCAAAAAACTATTGCGATTCAG ATGTCGCATTGGCCATGTGTCAAATTGGCCGCCCATACAGTAGGCATGAGTGCTTTGAAGGCGAGTCAAAAGGAGCACGACGAGACCGAGACAGTCTCTGCTATGGCTTCGCTCTCTATGCAACAACCAACCAATCTTTC CAGAACTACTCCAGAACATTCCCGCGAAGTTTCCGAGGAGCCAATGGAACAGGACGAAGCCAAGTGA
- the HDAC4 gene encoding histone deacetylase 4 isoform X11 codes for MKVSMDHGSAFSPYCSRNMSSVKRVQAPLFISPSNLPDMCLMCVDMARDTPGSPMSRPRDLGPAGGGGGGGGGGGGGGGGATATLTSGAYHAATTDHSALHGGAFQQKILELQQHHQLQQQILRQQFHARERQLAEMHEQQMHQLKVWEQQKQLEEQIKENERLETLRKKDKQDHSANASTEVKQRVRSFLVQKMQQREAAVAANGIAPGAPGYRSWLQPQSESGSTGNAAHPYRMPQMLQEKFGDDFPLRKTDPGSNPESGPNSPPTVNNSQASPTAGSNTPIQEESENTPYGGPLTSSSQQGSLSDLSLFSSPSMPNISLGIPHVPSSSSTSGTKLAPVSEAEVRAAFTARLGMPLTGQMLPGTLPFYPSLTVIEGEPAYIHKQMQNLEQQGSRHSTIYGSPITDTQVAHARLHKAGHRPLGRTQSAPLPLGHPMLQGGMIAPPTHYEEYLAEKQLHDQQQAHNCLKQQLRQTVLTRVVSRGSQPNQLDEAAESEESEVIDLTGKKEVPEESEISKQQRDREQFLQQQRDLMMRHTLQVNESNSYVGSRSAQSARPLSRALSSPLVHLGPQATGGDVFARGSPHRPTTGLAYDPLMLKHACVCGETVRGHPEHGGRLQSVWARLSETGLLQRCDRVRSRKATLEEIQSCHSEAHALLFGTNPLNRQKLDMCKLSQLPIKSFVRLPCGGVGVDSDTTWNELHTAPAARMAVGCVVDLAFKAAMGDIKNGFAVVRPPGHHAETNQAMGFCFFNSVAIAAKLLQQKLDTRKILIVDWDVHHGNGTQQMFYDDPRVLYLSIHRHDDGNFFPGTGGSTECGAGEALGYNVNVSWTGGLNPPMGDAEYLAAFRTIVMPIAKEFDPDVVLVSAGFDAAIGHPAPLGGYKVSPACFGHMTQQLLELANGKVVLALEGGYDLAAICDSAQECVRALLGDEPSPLREEELTRVPCQNAIDTLQKTIAIQMSHWPCVKLAAHTVGMSALKASQKEHDETETVSAMASLSMQQPTNLSRTTPEHSREVSEEPMEQDEAK; via the exons atgaaggtCTCAATGGATCACGGAAGTGCCTTCAGTCCTTACTGCTCGAGAAACATGAGCTCCGTTAAACGCGTGCAAGCCCCGTTGTTTATTTCACCCTCGAATTTACCCGACATGTGTCTCATGTGCGTAGACATGGCCCGGGACACGCCAGGCTCGCCAATGTCAAGGCCACGGGATCTCGGACCTgctggcggcggcggcgggggAGGCGGAGGCGGAGGAGGCGGCGGCGGAGGTGCCACCGCTACTTTGACTTCCGGTGCTTATCATGCCGCAACGACCGATCATTCTGCGCTTCACGGAGGAGCTTTTCAGCAGAAAATACTCGAG CTACAGCAGCATCATCAGCTTCAACAACAGATACTGAGGCAACAGTTTCACGCCCGGGAGAGGCAGCTCGCCGAGATGCACGAGCAGCAGATGCATCAACTGAAG GTTTGGGAACAACAGAAACAACTCGAGGAACAAATCAAGGAAAACGAAAGGCTCGAGACACTCAGGAAAAAGGACAAACAGGATCACAGCGCAAATGCATCCACCGAAGTCAAACAACGTGTTCGG AGTTTCCTCGTACAAAAGATGCAGCAGAGAGAAGCTGCGGTTGCGGCGAATGGCATTGCTCCTGGAGCTCCCGGTTACAGAAGTTG GCTCCAGCCGCAATCGGAATCAGGAAGCACCGGAAATGCCGCTCATCCTTATCGAATGCCACAGATGCTGCAGGAAAAATTCGGCGATGATTTTCCGCTGAGAAAAACAG ATCCTGGCAGTAATCCCGAATCCGGTCCTAACTCGCCGCCCACGGTTAACAATTCACAAGCAAGTCCAACAGCCGGAAGCAACACACCGATCCAAGAG GAGAGCGAAAATACGCCTTACGGTGGTCCATTGACGAGCAGCAGTCAGCAAGGCAGCCTTTCGGATCTTTCACTCTTCAGCTCACCGTCCATGCCCAATATTTCGCTAGGCATCCCTCACGTGCCATCGAGTTCGTCCACG AGTGGCACGAAACTCGCTCCAGTCTCGGAGGCCGAAGTCCGGGCGGCGTTCACCGCTCGATTGGGTATGCCGCTAACGGGACAAATGTTGCCAGGGACCTTACCATTTTATCCATCGTTGACCGTAATCGAGGGTGAGCCAGCATACATACACAAACAAATGCAAAATTTGGAACAACAGGGAAGCAGGCACAGTACAATTTACGGTTCACCGATAACCGATACTCAAGTAGCACACGCAAGACTGCATAAGGCTGGTCACCGGCCTTTAG GTAGAACACAATCCGCGCCATTGCCTCTCGGTCATCCGATGCTTCAAGGCGGCATGATAGCCCCACCGACACACTACGAGGAATACCTCGCAGAAAAACAGCTCCACGATCAACAACAGGCGCACAATTGCCTCAAACAACAGCTACGACAAACTGTACTGACGCGCGTTGTTTCCCGTGGCAGTCAACCCAACCAGCTCGACGAAGCCGCCGAAAGCGAGGAATCCGAAGTCATTGATCTCACCGGAAAAAAGGAGGTACCCGAGGAAAGCGAAATCTCCAAACAGCAAAGGGATCGCGAACAATTCCTTCAGCAACAAAGGGATTTGATGATGCGACACACCTTACAAGTCAACGAATCCAACTCTTACGTTGGCAGCAGGTCTGCCCAATCCGCTCGACCTCTATCTCGCGCCCTCTCCAGCCCCCTCGTCCATTTAG GACCTCAGGCCACCGGCGGGGACGTTTTTGCCCGTGGTTCGCCGCATCGTCCGACCACGGGTCTGGCTTACGACCCTCTGATGTTGAAGCACGCTTGCGTGTGTGGCGAAACTGTCAGGGGTCATCCTGAACACGGTGGCAGACTGCAAAGCGTTTGGGCGAGACTCTCGGAGACCGGATTGTTGCAACGATGCGATCGCGTTAGATCGCGTAAGGCTACACTCGAAGAGATACAGAGCTGTCACAGTGAAGCTCATGCGCTCTTGTTCG GCACGAATCCTTTGAATCGTCAAAAATTAGATATGTGCAAGCTCTCGCAATTGCCGATCAAGAGTTTCGTCAGACTGCCCTGCGGTGGTGTGGGCGTTGATTCTGATACAACGTGGAACGAGCTACACACTGCGCCAGCAGCACGGATGGCCGTCGGCTGCGTCGTTGATCTCGCGTTCAAAGCTGCAATGGGTGACATCAAAAATGGTTTTGCTGTCGTCCGACCTCCGGGACATCATGCAGAAACCAATCAAGCAATGGGcttctgtttcttcaattccgtTGCGATAGCGGCCAAGCTTCTTCAACAGAAATTAGATAccagaaaaatattaatagtCGACTgg GACGTTCATCATGGAAATGGCACGCAACAAATGTTTTACGACGATCCGAGGGTTCTCTACCTGTCGATACACAGGCACGACGATGGTAATTTTTTCCCGGGAACGGGTGGATCGACTGAATGTGGAGCAGGCGAGGCCCTCGGTTATAACGTCAATGTCTCGTGGACCGGTGGATTGAATCCCCCGATGGGAGATGCCGAGTATCTCGCAGCTTTTAGAACAATTGTAATGCCGATAGCGAAAGAATTTGATCCGGATGTTGTTCTCGTTTCCGCCGGTTTTGACGCGGCTATCGGACATCCAGCTCCGCTGGGTGGTTACAAAGTTAGCCCCGCATGTTTTGGACACATGACACAACAGCTGCTTGAACTCGCTAACGGCAAAGTAGTTTTAGCACTCGAGGGTGGTTATGATCTTGCGGCCATTTGTGATTCGGCTCAGGAATGCGTCAGAGCTCTTCTCGGCGACGAACCGAGCCCACTGAGGGAAGAGGAACTCACTAGAGTACCTTGTCAAAATGCCATCGATACGCTTCAAAAAACTATTGCGATTCAG ATGTCGCATTGGCCATGTGTCAAATTGGCCGCCCATACAGTAGGCATGAGTGCTTTGAAGGCGAGTCAAAAGGAGCACGACGAGACCGAGACAGTCTCTGCTATGGCTTCGCTCTCTATGCAACAACCAACCAATCTTTC CAGAACTACTCCAGAACATTCCCGCGAAGTTTCCGAGGAGCCAATGGAACAGGACGAAGCCAAGTGA